A single Vibrio sp. YMD68 DNA region contains:
- a CDS encoding glycine zipper family protein, with protein MKRVGLLSLSLLFSVNVHANLIIDKNGVDEKDYIYDKHQCEELSNQVKKDTRSRGAVGGALKGAAIGSAGVAIAGGSGSEGAKKGAAVGLGAGIIGGSRDRRQNQADYEQNQQTVMRNCMTNRGYTVLNG; from the coding sequence ATGAAACGCGTAGGCTTACTTTCACTTTCCCTTTTATTTTCTGTAAACGTTCATGCGAACCTTATCATCGATAAAAACGGTGTTGATGAGAAAGACTATATTTATGATAAGCATCAATGTGAAGAGCTGTCTAATCAAGTCAAAAAAGACACTCGCTCTCGTGGTGCGGTCGGTGGCGCCTTGAAAGGTGCGGCAATCGGTTCAGCCGGTGTTGCTATTGCGGGAGGCTCTGGCAGTGAAGGCGCTAAGAAAGGTGCTGCGGTAGGCCTAGGCGCTGGAATTATTGGTGGCAGCCGTGACCGTCGTCAGAATCAAGCTGACTACGAACAGAATCAGCAGACGGTAATGAGAAATTGCATGACGAACCGTGGTTACACTGTTCTTAATGGATGA